The Actinoplanes sp. N902-109 genomic interval GGCCGAGATCAGCGCCGATGCGCTGGCGCTGGCCGATGAGCTGGGCTGGGACCGGTTCGCCGTGGTCGGCCACTCGATGGGCGGCGCGGCTGCGCAACACGTGCTGGCCGACGCGCCCGGCCGGGTGACGCATCTGGTGGGGATCAGCCCGGTGCCGGCCAGTGGGGTGCCGTTCGACGAGCAGGGCTGGACGCTGTTCTCCGGCGCGGCCACCGACCCCGCCGCCCGCAAGACCATCCTCGACATGACCACCGGCAACCGGCTGTCGTCGCGCTGGCTGGACGCCATGGTGCAGGCCAGTCTGGGTGCGTCGACCGTGGCCGCGTTCGGTGCGTATCTCCCGGCCTGGTCCCGCACGGACATCTCGGACCGGATCATGGGAAACCCCGTTCCCGCGCTGGCCATTGTTGGAGAGCGCGATCCCGCGATCCACGCCGGTGTCATGGAGGCGACCTGGATGGCGGCGTATCCCAACGCCCGCCTCGAAGCCATTGCGGATGCCGGCCACTACGCCATGTACGAGACCCCGGTGTTGCTCAGCAGCCTGCTCGACAGCTTCCTGTGACGGCGGTTGCTTATGTGGACCGCTGCCCCCGCGATCCGTGGAAGAGCAGCCTCCACGTTTCATGCCGAAGCAGCTCACAATCCTTGGAGAGCGGGAGAGCGGGAGAGCGGGAGAGCGGGAGAGCGGAGAGCGGAGAGCGGAAGAGCGGAAGAGCGGAAGAGCGGAAGAGCGGAAGAGCGGGAGAGCGGGAGAGCGGGAGAGCGGTTGCGCCGCGTGGGGGAGCGGTTCCACGTTCCGCAGGGGAGCGGTCCCGCGTTCCGTGGGAGAACGGTTCCGCGTTCCAGCGGGGAGCGGTTCGGTGTTCTGGCGGGAGAGCGGTTCCGCGTTCCGGTGGGAAACGAGTTCCGCGTTCCAGGGGAGTAGCCCGCGAGTTGTGGGAAACAGGCGCTAGCGTGGCCGCCATGGCACTCTCCTGGGAAGAGTCGTATCTCGGCGCCCTGCGCTCGCTCGCCGGGGACGACCGGGTCCTGATCGCCGTCAGCGCGCACAGCATCCTGCGCGACGGCGACGGTCGGATTCTGCTGATCCAGCGTTCCGATGACCACACCTGGGCGCTGCCCGGCGGCACCATGGAACTCGGCGAGACCT includes:
- a CDS encoding alpha/beta fold hydrolase, whose protein sequence is MATTVGDGPMHVLALHGWFGSADGWGYLPGLVDGVKQTWAFLDYRGYGSRRDVPGEYTMAEISADALALADELGWDRFAVVGHSMGGAAAQHVLADAPGRVTHLVGISPVPASGVPFDEQGWTLFSGAATDPAARKTILDMTTGNRLSSRWLDAMVQASLGASTVAAFGAYLPAWSRTDISDRIMGNPVPALAIVGERDPAIHAGVMEATWMAAYPNARLEAIADAGHYAMYETPVLLSSLLDSFL